One region of Acidovorax sp. T1 genomic DNA includes:
- a CDS encoding 5-carboxymethyl-2-hydroxymuconate Delta-isomerase has translation MPHLIVEYSQNLAGFPEAQALTELNQAVTSSPEVLDEADLKSRFVLVDSFEVGTAPANRAFVHAQLRLLSGRTPEAKKDLSERIAEVLRRLSPKPAGVMVQLSVEIVDMDRGSYVKERL, from the coding sequence ATGCCCCACCTGATCGTCGAATACTCGCAAAACCTTGCTGGCTTCCCCGAGGCGCAAGCCCTGACCGAGCTGAACCAGGCAGTCACCAGTAGCCCCGAAGTGCTGGACGAGGCCGACCTCAAAAGCCGCTTCGTGCTGGTGGACAGCTTTGAAGTGGGCACCGCCCCCGCCAACCGCGCCTTTGTGCACGCCCAGCTGCGCCTGCTGTCGGGCCGCACGCCCGAGGCCAAGAAAGACCTGTCCGAGCGCATCGCCGAGGTGCTGCGCCGCCTCTCGCCCAAGCCGGCCGGCGTGATGGTGCAGCTGAGCGTGGAAATCGTCGATATGGACCGCGGCTCTTACGTCAAAGAGCGGCTGTAA
- the panD gene encoding aspartate 1-decarboxylase, with amino-acid sequence MYRTLLKSKIHRATTTHCELHYEGSCAIDEDLLDAANLVENEQVHIWNINNGERFITYAIKGQRGSGMISVNGSAARRAAVGDLLIIAAFAQVPEDQVATHKPQLVFVDGHNRQTELRHHVPTQAL; translated from the coding sequence ATGTACCGCACCCTGCTCAAATCCAAGATCCACCGCGCCACCACCACGCACTGCGAGCTGCACTACGAAGGCTCCTGCGCCATCGACGAAGACCTGCTCGATGCCGCCAACCTGGTCGAAAACGAACAGGTCCACATCTGGAACATCAACAACGGTGAGCGCTTCATCACCTACGCCATCAAGGGCCAGCGCGGCAGCGGCATGATCTCGGTCAACGGCTCGGCCGCCCGCCGCGCCGCCGTGGGCGACCTGCTCATCATTGCGGCATTTGCCCAAGTGCCCGAAGACCAGGTGGCCACACACAAGCCCCAGCTGGTGTTTGTCGATGGCCACAACCGCCAGACCGAACTGCGCCACCATGTGCCCACCCAGGCTCTGTAA